A region from the Betaproteobacteria bacterium genome encodes:
- a CDS encoding cytochrome C: MNIRNLAVAAAGGLSLLASSASATGTDAENRLIERGKYLARVSGCNDCHTPGYMQSDGKVPVQQWLTGSDVGFQGPWGTTYPANLRLLVSDMTEAEWIQRARTPMRPPMPWFNLSSMSDRDLTALYRFVRSLGPAGAPTPKAAAPGEKVATPYFEFTPKNLPAPSVPGEQARR; this comes from the coding sequence ATGAACATCCGTAACCTTGCCGTTGCCGCCGCGGGCGGGCTGTCGCTCCTCGCAAGCAGCGCCTCGGCGACCGGCACCGACGCCGAGAATCGCCTGATCGAACGCGGCAAGTATCTCGCCCGGGTGAGCGGGTGCAACGACTGTCACACGCCGGGCTACATGCAGTCCGACGGCAAGGTCCCCGTCCAGCAATGGCTTACCGGCAGCGACGTGGGATTCCAGGGCCCCTGGGGCACAACCTATCCGGCGAATCTGCGCCTGCTGGTGAGCGACATGACGGAGGCAGAGTGGATCCAGCGTGCGCGCACGCCGATGCGGCCGCCGATGCCGTGGTTCAATTTGAGCTCGATGTCGGATCGGGATCTCACCGCGCTCTACCGCTTCGTCCGCTCGCTGGGTCCTGCCGGTGCGCCGACGCCGAAAGCCGCCGCGCCCGGCGAGAAGGTGGCAACGCCGTACTTCGAGTTCACGCCGAAGAACCTGCCGGCGCCGTCGGTGCCGGGGGAGCAGGCGCGGCGCTAG
- a CDS encoding GAF domain-containing protein: MTISLRALRRCFEGAVPACIATCAADGTPNVTKLSHVQFVDDGHVALSYQFFNKTRENILQNGRATVEVLDPDTAAHFTLRLQYLRTETAGPLFENMKARLAAIASHSGMSKVFRLLGSDVYRVLDVEAVTEAAGLEASSRAEPLSGLRACSTALASCADLDRLLDTLLAGLETWLDIQHAMVLMPERDGRRLFTVATRGYAESGVGSEICMGEGILGVAAAARTPIRIGYAVQEYRYSLAARQRFAESAAADALETEIPFPGLAEAGSQMAVPVMLGDRLLGVLYVESPHEQRFTYEHEDALVVLAAHLALCIDFLSRSAEQPGEIARSPAGAKPAASSGAPAQVRHFPADHSVFVDNDYLIKGVAGAIIWKLLREHAAGRMEFTNRELRLDASLKLPDITDNLDARLILLQRRLAERCDFVAIEKTGRGRFRLRVERPLRLSEAT; this comes from the coding sequence GTGACGATAAGCCTGCGCGCCCTGCGGCGCTGTTTCGAGGGTGCAGTGCCGGCCTGCATCGCCACCTGCGCGGCGGACGGCACGCCGAACGTCACCAAGCTGTCGCACGTGCAGTTCGTCGACGACGGGCACGTCGCGCTGTCCTATCAGTTCTTCAACAAGACGCGCGAGAACATCCTGCAGAACGGCCGCGCGACGGTTGAAGTGCTGGACCCCGACACCGCCGCGCATTTCACGCTGCGGCTGCAATACCTGCGCACCGAAACCGCGGGCCCGCTGTTCGAGAACATGAAGGCCCGGCTGGCGGCCATCGCCTCGCACAGCGGAATGAGCAAGGTCTTCCGGCTATTGGGTTCCGACGTCTACCGCGTGCTCGACGTGGAGGCGGTGACCGAGGCGGCCGGGCTGGAGGCATCGTCCCGCGCGGAACCATTGTCGGGTTTGCGCGCCTGCTCGACTGCCCTCGCATCCTGCGCCGATCTCGACCGTCTGCTGGATACATTGCTGGCGGGACTGGAGACCTGGCTGGACATCCAACATGCCATGGTGCTAATGCCTGAACGGGACGGCCGGCGGCTCTTTACGGTCGCCACGCGAGGTTATGCGGAGTCCGGCGTCGGTTCGGAGATCTGCATGGGCGAAGGCATCCTGGGCGTGGCCGCGGCGGCGCGTACCCCCATCCGTATCGGCTACGCGGTGCAGGAATACCGCTACAGCCTGGCGGCACGCCAGCGGTTCGCGGAAAGTGCCGCTGCCGATGCGCTGGAAACCGAAATCCCGTTCCCGGGGCTGGCCGAGGCCGGCAGCCAGATGGCGGTTCCGGTGATGCTCGGCGACCGGCTGCTCGGTGTGCTGTACGTGGAGAGCCCGCACGAGCAGCGCTTCACCTACGAGCACGAGGACGCCTTGGTGGTCCTGGCGGCGCATCTCGCGCTGTGCATCGATTTCCTGTCGCGCAGCGCGGAACAGCCTGGAGAGATCGCGCGGTCGCCAGCGGGCGCAAAGCCCGCCGCTTCTTCCGGCGCCCCGGCGCAGGTCCGACATTTTCCCGCCGACCACAGCGTGTTCGTGGACAACGACTACCTGATCAAGGGCGTGGCGGGCGCCATCATCTGGAAGCTCCTGCGCGAGCATGCGGCGGGTCGCATGGAGTTCACCAACCGCGAACTGCGTCTGGATGCCTCGCTCAAGCTGCCGGATATCACCGACAACCTGGACGCGCGGCTCATTCTCCTGCAGCGTCGGCTGGCAGAGCGCTGCGACTTCGTCGCGATCGAGAAGACCGGCCGTGGTCGTTTTCGCCTGCGCGTGGAGCGGCCGCTGCGCTTGAGCGAAGCGACGTGA
- a CDS encoding Hsp20/alpha crystallin family protein encodes MSERSAVTRETQAPRETGLVPAVDVIEDSTGITLYADLPGVSKDGLNVHVEADTLTVEGALSVSVPEAMEASHAEVALPRYRRVFTLSKELDTEKVSAELNQGVLKLRIPKVEQAKPRRIEINVA; translated from the coding sequence ATGAGCGAAAGATCAGCAGTAACCCGGGAAACCCAGGCACCCCGCGAGACGGGTCTGGTGCCGGCAGTCGATGTGATCGAGGACAGCACGGGCATCACGCTGTACGCGGATCTGCCCGGCGTGTCGAAGGACGGGCTCAACGTGCACGTCGAAGCCGACACGCTGACGGTCGAAGGGGCGCTGAGTGTCTCCGTTCCGGAAGCGATGGAGGCGAGCCACGCCGAGGTCGCCCTGCCGCGCTACCGGCGCGTGTTCACGCTGAGCAAGGAACTCGATACCGAGAAGGTGTCCGCAGAGCTCAACCAGGGTGTGCTCAAGCTGCGCATCCCCAAGGTCGAGCAAGCAAAGCCGCGGCGCATCGAGATCAACGTCGCGTAA
- a CDS encoding Hsp20/alpha crystallin family protein has translation MYRSLFSRDVFAELDRLQRDMQQAFDISPSIRGFGRGGFPALNVGGTPQSVEIYAFAPGLDPASLDVNLDRGVLTISGERKPTLPAAEEKAAVHINERFSGRFSRVVSLSDDLDPNAVSANYRDGVLHVSIKRRESAQPRRITVQ, from the coding sequence ATGTACCGTTCACTGTTCTCACGTGATGTCTTTGCCGAACTCGACCGCCTGCAGCGCGACATGCAGCAGGCATTCGATATCTCCCCCAGTATCCGCGGCTTCGGGCGCGGCGGGTTTCCCGCGCTGAACGTCGGTGGCACACCGCAGTCGGTGGAGATCTACGCATTCGCTCCGGGGCTCGATCCCGCGAGTCTCGACGTCAATCTGGATCGCGGCGTGCTGACGATCTCCGGCGAGCGCAAGCCGACCCTGCCGGCCGCGGAGGAAAAAGCGGCCGTGCACATCAACGAGCGCTTCAGCGGTCGCTTCAGCCGGGTGGTCAGCCTGAGCGACGATCTCGATCCCAATGCCGTGTCGGCCAACTATCGCGACGGTGTCCTGCACGTGAGCATCAAGCGCCGCGAGTCGGCCCAGCCGCGCCGCATCACTGTCCAGTAA